The following proteins come from a genomic window of Macadamia integrifolia cultivar HAES 741 chromosome 14, SCU_Mint_v3, whole genome shotgun sequence:
- the LOC122061640 gene encoding NADP-dependent D-sorbitol-6-phosphate dehydrogenase-like produces the protein MAAITLNNGFKMPVVGLGVWRMEGKSIKNLLTTAIKIGYRHFDCAADYKNEVEVGEALKEAFQTGLVKREDLFITTKLWSSDHGHVLEACKDSMKKLQLEYLDLYLVHFPVATKHTGIGTTDSALGEDGVLDIDTTISLETTWHAMEELVSLGLVRSIGISNYDIFLTRDCLAYSKVKPAVNQIETHPYFQRESLVKFCQKHGLCVTAHTPIGGAAANTEWFGSVSCLDDPVLKGLAEKYKKTVAQLVLQWGIQRNTVVIPKSSKVERLKENFEVGDFELTNEDMELIKSLDRKYRTNQPAKFWNIDLFA, from the exons ATGGCGGCGATTACTCTTAACAATGGCTTCAAGATGCCCGTGGTCGGTCTCGGTGTGTGGCGGATGGAGGGGAAGTCCATCAAAAACCTTCTTACCACCGCTATTAAGATCGGATATCGTCACTTCGATTGCGCCG CTGATTACAAGAACGAAGTAGAAGTTGGGGAGGCTCTCAAGGAAGCATTTCAGACTGGCCTTGTTAAACGAGAGGACCTTTTCATCACCACCAAG CTTTGGAGTTCAGACCACGGACATGTTCTTGAGGCCTGTAAAGACAGTATGAAGAAACTTCAGCTAGAATATCTTGATTTATACCTTGTTCACTTCCCTGTAGCCACAAAGCACACTG GCATAGGTACAACTGACAGTGCTCTTGGTGAAGATGGTGTGCTGGACATAGACACTACCATTTCCCTGGAGACTACCTGGCATGCTATGGAAGAGCTGGTTTCCCTGGGTTTGGTCCGCAGTATTGGTATCAG TAACTATGACATCTTTCTCACGAGAGATTGCTTAGCCTACTCAAAAGTGAAGCCTGCAGTTAATCAGATTGAAACACACCCCTACTTCCAACGCGAATCTCTCGTCAAGTTCTGTCAAAAGCATGGCCTATGTGTTACAGCACACACTCCTATTGGGGGCGCTGCTGCCAACACAGAATGGTTTGGTTCAGTCTCCTGTTTGGATGACCCAGTCCTGAAG GGTCTGGctgaaaaatataagaaaactgTGGCTCAGTTGGTTCTCCAATGGGGCATTCAGCGGAACACTGTTGTCATCCCAAAGTCATCAAAAGTAGAGAGGTTGAAGGAGAATTTTGAAGTGGGTGATTTTGAGTTGACCAATGAGGACATGGAGTTGATAAAGAGTTTGGACAGGAAATATAGGACCAACCAACCAGCCAAGTTTTGGAACATAGATCTTTTTGCATGA